One window from the genome of bacterium encodes:
- a CDS encoding response regulator — translation MSPSLQNISLKGKRILVVDDDSVILNTIVIMLRNSGMVPFAATGGEAALVELSRTNPHIILLDYMMPGMNGVDVYKKIRQDAAYTLYRDTPVIMLTAKTDNDEEQKELLHMGMSAYLLKPFGYKELVNIISNVLTLHESKLENIRLHAQVSDIKNYLQSVLDGITDFISVQDTSFYIKNYNKAAAEVFFTGNYTVSSGFETQPEGEKCYERYFQRASVCEHCPAVMTIKFSQTHTSEIVSGGRYFQASTFPVMNESKQTAYFIEILKDITEKKDLEQQLVESVKLASVGTLAAGVAHEINNPLSIILGFAQTMLNETEQGHRLHKDLQIIEQEATRCAKVVKDLLTFARPGRMEKSESNVIELMQTSIGLLRHFIKKNEITIHEEYAIEVPVLWIDPKKMQQVFINILLNAIESMPKGGSLYVLINYDAVTEKVIIQMSDTGCGISDDRVSKVFDPFFTTKVSKGTGLGLSICRSIIKEHLGTISVKSKVGEGSTFIIHLPGKGL, via the coding sequence ATGTCCCCCAGTCTTCAGAATATTTCCCTAAAGGGAAAACGTATCCTCGTTGTGGATGATGACTCCGTCATACTCAATACGATTGTGATCATGCTCAGAAATTCCGGAATGGTTCCATTTGCTGCAACCGGAGGTGAGGCAGCATTAGTTGAATTGTCCCGGACAAATCCGCACATCATTTTATTGGACTATATGATGCCGGGAATGAACGGGGTGGATGTATATAAAAAGATCCGACAGGACGCTGCGTATACCTTATATCGGGACACTCCTGTTATTATGTTGACTGCAAAAACCGATAACGATGAAGAGCAAAAAGAACTTCTGCATATGGGAATGAGCGCCTATTTACTAAAGCCCTTTGGATATAAAGAATTAGTCAATATCATTTCAAACGTCCTCACACTCCATGAATCGAAGCTTGAAAATATCCGCCTGCACGCGCAGGTCAGCGATATTAAAAATTATCTCCAGTCGGTTCTTGACGGAATTACCGATTTCATAAGTGTGCAGGACACTTCATTTTATATCAAAAATTATAATAAGGCTGCTGCTGAAGTTTTCTTTACAGGAAATTATACTGTTTCATCAGGTTTCGAAACTCAACCGGAAGGTGAAAAATGTTATGAACGCTACTTCCAACGTGCATCGGTTTGTGAACATTGTCCGGCAGTGATGACGATTAAATTTTCGCAGACCCATACATCTGAAATTGTCAGTGGCGGACGGTATTTCCAAGCCAGCACATTTCCCGTAATGAACGAATCAAAACAAACAGCATATTTTATAGAGATCCTGAAGGATATTACGGAAAAAAAAGATCTCGAACAGCAGTTGGTAGAATCGGTTAAATTAGCCAGCGTGGGAACCTTGGCTGCCGGTGTAGCGCATGAGATCAATAACCCGTTGTCTATCATTCTAGGATTTGCGCAAACGATGCTGAATGAAACAGAACAAGGTCACCGGCTTCATAAGGACCTGCAGATTATTGAACAAGAAGCAACGCGCTGCGCAAAAGTTGTCAAGGATTTGCTTACATTTGCCAGGCCCGGCAGAATGGAGAAATCCGAATCGAACGTAATAGAGCTGATGCAAACATCCATCGGCCTCTTACGTCATTTTATTAAAAAGAACGAGATCACGATTCATGAAGAATATGCGATCGAAGTTCCCGTATTGTGGATTGATCCTAAAAAAATGCAGCAGGTATTTATCAATATTTTGTTAAACGCAATCGAATCGATGCCTAAAGGCGGAAGTTTGTATGTATTAATTAACTACGACGCCGTAACTGAAAAAGTGATTATTCAGATGTCCGATACTGGATGTGGCATTTCCGATGATCGGGTGAGCAAAGTATTTGACCCTTTTTTTACTACAAAAGTCAGTAAGGGAACGGGTCTTGGTTTATCC
- a CDS encoding carboxymuconolactone decarboxylase family protein has translation MKPDDPVLRSHIKDLLFRPGLTPHLRIYSWLSASVALYQNNLTRSFIELAFDEQIPVIKVKEIILQNYLFCGFPNAIEGLIVLNRVLHDRGLKDDNFKEDRDAQKIIQDGLNLCQKVYGKTYEKLIRNMEHVSSDISNWMVKEGYGKVLSRPILTPLERELSVISALAVLQRERQLISHIRGAVHVGATYEEIYEIISGLTVTVSQELVNITLGYLDKTLK, from the coding sequence ATGAAACCTGACGATCCAGTATTGAGATCGCATATTAAGGATTTGTTATTCAGGCCGGGACTTACGCCACATCTTCGGATATATTCGTGGCTATCCGCTTCAGTCGCCCTTTATCAAAATAATCTCACGCGTTCTTTTATTGAACTTGCCTTCGACGAACAAATTCCGGTAATTAAAGTAAAGGAAATTATTTTACAGAATTATCTGTTTTGCGGATTTCCTAACGCTATTGAAGGGTTGATCGTATTGAACCGTGTTCTGCACGACAGAGGTTTGAAAGATGATAATTTCAAAGAAGATCGGGATGCGCAAAAAATTATTCAGGACGGGCTGAACCTTTGTCAAAAAGTCTATGGTAAAACTTATGAAAAGCTTATTAGAAATATGGAACATGTGAGTTCGGACATTTCCAATTGGATGGTAAAGGAAGGTTACGGAAAGGTGCTGAGCCGGCCAATATTGACGCCACTTGAACGAGAACTGTCCGTGATCTCCGCTCTTGCCGTTCTTCAGCGTGAAAGACAACTGATTTCACATATTCGCGGCGCAGTACATGTAGGAGCAACATACGAAGAGATTTATGAAATTATATCCGGACTTACGGTGACGGTGTCACAGGAATTGGTTAATATAACGTTGGGCTACTTGGACAAAACATTAAAATAG
- a CDS encoding response regulator, which produces MLKKLDLKHDNNNSRAERAKILCVDDESAILNVMERGLSDDFDVLTAQSGKEGLEVLNANPGIVVILSDQKMGGMSGNDFLAESQKVIPDAIRIIVSAYSDVELLMESINRGHIYKFILKPFEIEGLRITIRRAAEHYHHKKAFEKAYRELEMTQQRLIRSEKMSLLGKLMSGVAHELGNPVANIRHAASLADHEWAELKELFSNILDAESITDITDIKLFIQEKNIVQSVEDFEAIIHTIKNSSSFASEIIKDLRGFSRLDDIQWADVSLKDQIDRAIHLVQAKYKFNIEFHKELKLISPIKGLPGPLTQVLVNLIHNSAQSIESNGGIWIKTWMDNGMANISIKDNGKGIPKGDLEKIFELGFTTKSEDEGTGLGLAICQGIIEKHNGKIAVQSEIGEGTEFIISLPVEQ; this is translated from the coding sequence ATGCTGAAAAAATTAGACCTTAAACACGATAACAATAATTCTAGAGCAGAACGCGCTAAAATCCTGTGTGTGGATGACGAGTCTGCTATCTTAAATGTAATGGAGCGCGGCCTTTCAGACGATTTTGACGTGTTGACTGCGCAGAGCGGAAAGGAGGGATTGGAAGTTTTGAATGCCAATCCCGGAATCGTCGTGATCTTATCCGATCAGAAAATGGGCGGAATGAGCGGCAATGATTTTTTAGCAGAATCGCAAAAGGTCATACCCGATGCGATTCGAATTATCGTTTCGGCCTATTCGGATGTGGAACTTCTGATGGAGTCAATTAACCGCGGTCACATTTATAAATTCATCTTAAAGCCATTTGAGATCGAAGGATTACGGATAACCATTCGGCGCGCCGCCGAACATTATCATCATAAGAAAGCTTTTGAAAAAGCATATCGAGAACTGGAGATGACGCAACAGCGTTTAATTCGAAGCGAGAAAATGTCTTTACTAGGCAAATTGATGAGCGGTGTTGCGCATGAGTTAGGCAATCCCGTTGCCAATATACGGCACGCGGCATCGCTGGCCGACCACGAATGGGCCGAATTGAAAGAATTATTTTCAAACATTCTTGATGCCGAATCCATAACCGACATTACCGACATCAAGTTATTTATCCAGGAAAAAAACATTGTACAATCCGTAGAAGACTTTGAGGCGATCATTCATACAATAAAAAATTCTTCCTCCTTTGCTTCAGAGATCATCAAAGATCTAAGGGGGTTTTCGCGTTTAGATGATATTCAATGGGCTGATGTCAGCTTAAAGGATCAGATCGACCGTGCGATTCATTTGGTACAAGCAAAGTACAAATTTAATATCGAATTTCACAAAGAACTAAAACTAATATCTCCAATTAAAGGTCTTCCGGGGCCACTCACACAGGTTTTGGTAAATCTCATCCACAATTCTGCGCAGTCAATAGAGTCCAATGGAGGAATTTGGATCAAGACATGGATGGACAACGGCATGGCTAACATTTCGATCAAAGATAATGGAAAAGGAATTCCAAAAGGCGATTTGGAAAAGATCTTTGAATTAGGTTTTACAACCAAATCGGAAGATGAAGGAACCGGCCTTGGTTTGGCGATATGCCAGGGGATTATAGAAAAGCATAACGGCAAGATTGCAGTACAAAGCGAGATTGGGGAAGGTACAGAGTTCATTATTTCATTGCCGGTAGAACAGTGA
- the lon gene encoding endopeptidase La, protein MITSEKSGELIVPEILPILPLRDNVIFPFVVFPLVVIEKHLVQLVNDALISSKLIGVFLQKNSEKEFPSREDMYPVGTVANVLKMFQVPDGSIRLLIQGFLRVQLHGITQQRPYLMGSVKPVDIRFEQNMEIEALTRGVSESFQKMVTLSPVLPDELKVIIGNIKEPDRMADMVASSLNIDVQEKQSILEEFGVKNRLTKVMTAINKEIQLLELNDKIQTEVNAELSKTQRDYFLREQIKAIRHELGDDDDDSVEIEELGKKIAKRKMPKEAKKIAGKELERLAQMSPSSAEYTVSKTYIDWILELPWQTKTKDQINIVRAKKILDDDHYDLEDVKNRILEFLAVRKLRKDSKSPILCFLGPPGVGKTSLGKSIAKAIGRRFVRFSLGGVKDEAEIRGHRRTYIGALPGKILQELRRAQSSNPVFMLDEIDKIGQDFRGDPASALLEVLDPEQNNTFTDHYVDIPFDLSNVMFIATANDLSPIPPALLDRMEVIRLSGYIAEDKLEIAKKYIVPRQIKENGLKPKDINFNDDSILQVIASYTWESGVRNLEREIANICRKVARKKAEGGKSKAVIKIGDIIDYLGPQKIFPEMAHRENEIGVATGLAWTQNGGEILFIEARLMQGNRGLQLTGQLGEVMKESAQAGLSYIRSKASILHINPSVFNKMDIHIHIPSGATPKDGPSAGVTIVTCLTSLMTGRPVKHNVAMTGEITLRGKVLAVGGIREKVVAARRAGINTVIMPKMNKNDLEDVPDYVKKSLQFIYVEHIDEVLKHALLNKPVRYNGVRKNKKTLDNGKVRYKKSRIVSDPAAKSSAKNTELP, encoded by the coding sequence ATGATAACTTCTGAAAAAAGCGGAGAGCTTATTGTTCCGGAAATATTACCCATCCTGCCCTTGCGTGATAATGTGATTTTCCCATTTGTGGTTTTTCCGCTAGTAGTGATAGAGAAACATCTGGTCCAATTGGTCAACGATGCTTTGATCAGTTCTAAACTTATCGGTGTTTTTTTACAGAAGAACTCTGAAAAAGAATTTCCTTCCAGGGAGGATATGTACCCCGTCGGCACGGTAGCCAATGTCTTAAAGATGTTCCAGGTTCCGGATGGGAGCATACGCCTTTTAATTCAAGGGTTTTTACGCGTACAACTCCACGGCATCACTCAACAACGTCCGTATTTAATGGGTTCAGTAAAACCTGTTGATATTCGATTTGAACAGAATATGGAGATAGAAGCCCTCACGCGAGGCGTTTCCGAAAGTTTTCAAAAAATGGTTACCTTATCGCCCGTACTGCCTGATGAACTAAAGGTCATCATCGGTAACATCAAGGAACCGGATCGAATGGCGGATATGGTGGCATCTAGTCTAAATATCGATGTCCAAGAAAAGCAGAGTATACTTGAAGAATTTGGAGTCAAAAACCGGCTGACCAAGGTAATGACGGCAATCAATAAGGAAATTCAACTTCTGGAGCTGAATGATAAAATTCAAACTGAGGTGAATGCCGAATTGAGTAAAACTCAACGCGACTATTTTTTGAGAGAACAGATCAAAGCCATTAGGCACGAACTCGGTGATGACGACGACGACTCTGTCGAGATAGAAGAATTGGGAAAAAAGATCGCAAAAAGAAAAATGCCAAAAGAGGCAAAAAAAATCGCCGGAAAAGAACTGGAGCGTCTGGCACAGATGTCGCCTTCATCTGCCGAATATACCGTGAGCAAGACTTACATTGACTGGATTCTGGAATTACCATGGCAGACAAAAACAAAAGACCAGATTAACATTGTTCGTGCGAAAAAAATTCTTGATGACGATCATTATGATCTTGAAGATGTAAAGAACCGCATTTTAGAGTTTCTAGCTGTACGGAAATTGCGCAAGGACAGCAAGAGTCCAATACTTTGTTTTCTCGGCCCGCCCGGAGTGGGTAAGACATCGTTAGGGAAGTCGATTGCTAAAGCGATTGGCCGGAGATTCGTAAGATTCAGCCTCGGCGGGGTCAAAGACGAAGCAGAAATCCGCGGGCATCGACGAACGTATATAGGTGCGCTCCCCGGGAAAATATTACAGGAATTGCGGCGAGCTCAAAGCAGCAACCCGGTGTTTATGTTGGATGAAATTGATAAGATCGGTCAGGATTTTCGGGGGGATCCGGCTTCGGCGTTGCTTGAAGTTCTTGATCCGGAACAGAATAATACGTTTACTGATCATTATGTAGACATACCGTTTGATCTTTCAAATGTGATGTTTATCGCGACGGCCAACGATCTTTCGCCTATTCCACCGGCATTGCTCGACCGTATGGAAGTGATTCGTTTGTCGGGTTATATCGCAGAGGATAAACTCGAGATTGCAAAAAAATATATTGTTCCGCGCCAGATCAAGGAGAACGGTCTAAAACCTAAGGACATAAATTTTAATGACGATTCGATTTTACAGGTCATTGCGTCGTATACCTGGGAGTCTGGCGTCAGAAATCTTGAACGCGAAATTGCAAACATATGCCGTAAAGTGGCACGCAAAAAGGCAGAGGGCGGTAAATCCAAGGCCGTAATTAAGATCGGCGACATAATCGATTATCTCGGCCCGCAGAAAATATTTCCTGAAATGGCGCATCGGGAAAATGAAATTGGCGTTGCTACAGGCCTAGCATGGACACAAAACGGCGGTGAAATTCTATTTATTGAAGCGCGCCTGATGCAGGGAAATCGAGGATTGCAACTAACCGGGCAATTGGGTGAAGTAATGAAAGAATCCGCTCAGGCAGGTCTGTCATACATTCGTTCAAAAGCGAGCATTCTACACATCAATCCGTCAGTTTTTAATAAGATGGACATTCACATTCATATTCCTTCGGGGGCTACTCCAAAAGACGGGCCTTCCGCAGGAGTAACTATCGTGACATGCCTCACGTCGCTGATGACGGGGCGGCCTGTAAAACATAACGTAGCCATGACTGGTGAGATCACTCTGCGGGGCAAAGTTTTAGCTGTCGGAGGCATTCGGGAGAAGGTTGTCGCGGCGCGGAGAGCAGGTATTAACACGGTGATCATGCCCAAAATGAATAAAAATGATCTTGAAGACGTGCCGGATTACGTCAAAAAGTCGCTGCAGTTTATCTATGTCGAACACATTGATGAGGTTTTAAAACATGCATTGTTAAATAAGCCGGTGAGATACAATGGCGTTAGAAAGAACAAAAAGACATTAGACAATGGAAAAGTACGGTATAAGAAATCACGCATTGTATCCGATCCTGCAGCAAAAAGCTCTGCTAAAAACACAGAACTTCCCTAA
- a CDS encoding Hsp20/alpha crystallin family protein, translating to MEEMDDDQKTPTHRFRGIDDEMEFLFSNFFNSKYPILISAEKRWHPPTDVIETDEEFMVVMDVANVKQDDIKLTYEAGILTVSGLRKELSINQKRHYHKMEIDFGPFERRIKIKARIVDNSIKALYDNGFLIIKLKKDTNTSRVTNIIIE from the coding sequence ATGGAAGAAATGGATGACGATCAAAAAACACCAACGCACCGGTTTCGCGGCATTGATGACGAAATGGAATTTCTTTTTTCTAATTTTTTTAATTCAAAATATCCAATTTTGATCAGCGCGGAGAAACGATGGCATCCGCCTACGGACGTCATTGAAACGGACGAGGAATTTATGGTGGTAATGGATGTTGCTAATGTGAAACAGGATGACATAAAACTAACATATGAAGCAGGCATTTTGACCGTTTCCGGCTTGCGAAAGGAACTCAGCATAAACCAAAAACGTCATTACCACAAAATGGAAATTGATTTTGGTCCTTTTGAACGGAGGATTAAAATCAAAGCCCGTATCGTGGATAATTCTATTAAAGCGCTGTATGATAACGGATTTCTCATTATTAAATTAAAAAAAGATACAAATACGTCCAGAGTGACTAATATCATAATCGAATAA
- a CDS encoding T9SS type A sorting domain-containing protein, whose protein sequence is MVIDTKKSLPLFFKIFLLLFVSFLLNSHVFAQLRMELNFGEENNYILFDNAYNSPDPSKTRLSELFQNGDFEVSGLTERSPSGDNFLVLNGINYFLKTPGNANINLNGHVSYSVSMWIYLYSSGINGEIINADNGFVSGYRLFLENNVPKLEIREGIQEIFSSEKTLPSSQWTHIGFYCDGVNDSVTFFVDGNIASESAFTKITQVNTGANSYIGAAVRSSPPNFLKANLDQIRFFAGRDTIFDYVQHLQIASKSKSRKNKPDIPQYFTLLQNYPNPFNASTKISFILEKSGYVELKIYDLLGNTVRTLYDGVKEEGTHELYWDGMDFKSITVPSGIYFMRLSFNGSVQTKKMILVK, encoded by the coding sequence ATGGTTATTGATACAAAAAAAAGCCTCCCATTGTTCTTTAAAATATTTTTGCTCTTGTTTGTCTCATTCCTTTTGAATTCACATGTTTTTGCTCAACTTCGTATGGAATTGAATTTCGGGGAGGAGAACAACTATATTTTATTTGATAACGCCTACAATTCCCCAGATCCAAGTAAAACCCGGTTGAGTGAGTTGTTTCAAAATGGAGATTTTGAAGTTTCAGGTCTTACGGAGCGCAGTCCCTCCGGTGATAATTTTTTGGTTCTCAATGGGATAAATTATTTCCTGAAGACTCCGGGAAACGCCAATATTAATCTAAACGGACATGTCTCCTATTCCGTATCAATGTGGATTTATCTGTATTCATCCGGAATCAATGGAGAGATCATTAATGCAGATAACGGTTTTGTTTCAGGTTACCGCTTATTTTTAGAGAACAACGTACCTAAATTAGAGATTCGTGAAGGAATACAGGAAATTTTCTCTTCTGAAAAAACTCTTCCTTCCTCCCAATGGACGCATATCGGCTTCTACTGTGACGGTGTCAATGACAGCGTCACATTTTTTGTTGATGGTAATATTGCAAGCGAATCGGCGTTCACTAAAATCACACAGGTTAATACCGGCGCTAACAGTTACATAGGCGCGGCCGTCCGGTCAAGCCCTCCAAATTTTCTGAAAGCCAATTTGGATCAAATTCGCTTTTTTGCAGGACGAGATACTATTTTTGATTACGTCCAACATCTGCAGATCGCGTCAAAATCAAAATCACGAAAAAATAAGCCGGACATACCGCAATATTTCACGTTATTACAGAACTACCCAAACCCTTTTAATGCGTCAACCAAAATTTCGTTTATCCTTGAAAAAAGCGGATACGTGGAACTTAAGATATACGACTTGTTAGGAAATACGGTGCGCACCTTATACGACGGTGTAAAAGAGGAAGGAACACACGAACTGTATTGGGATGGTATGGATTTCAAATCCATCACAGTGCCCAGCGGTATCTATTTTATGAGGTTGTCATTCAATGGGTCTGTACAGACCAAGAAAATGATTCTGGTCAAATAA
- a CDS encoding response regulator transcription factor — MKQKILLVEDEKNIAESLIFNLESDFVVVWAKTGEEALLKYQSNMYQLIVLDVMLPKLSGYEVCNSIRKKDKETPILFLTAKHEEKDRIEGLKLGADDYLGKPFSLDEFLLRVKALVRRGQKSLADEVVQYSFGSNTINFENYEAVVDNETIRLTKKECMLLKLLIEKEGQVVTREEILTKVWGYDTIPSTRTIDNFIVKLRNYFELNPKEPKYILSIHGVGYKFVSR; from the coding sequence ATGAAACAAAAAATACTGTTAGTCGAAGATGAAAAAAATATAGCTGAATCTCTGATTTTTAATCTTGAAAGTGATTTTGTAGTTGTCTGGGCTAAAACCGGTGAAGAAGCTCTTTTAAAGTATCAGAGTAATATGTATCAATTGATAGTTTTGGATGTGATGCTGCCAAAACTAAGCGGTTACGAAGTATGCAACTCAATACGAAAAAAGGACAAGGAAACACCGATTCTTTTTCTTACTGCAAAACATGAAGAAAAAGACCGTATTGAGGGGCTAAAGTTAGGGGCGGACGATTATCTTGGAAAACCGTTCAGTTTGGATGAGTTCTTGTTGCGTGTGAAGGCGCTTGTACGCAGAGGTCAGAAGAGTTTGGCGGATGAGGTCGTACAATACAGTTTTGGTTCGAATACCATCAACTTTGAAAATTACGAAGCGGTGGTAGACAACGAAACCATACGTCTGACAAAAAAGGAATGCATGTTACTAAAGCTGCTCATCGAGAAGGAAGGACAAGTGGTAACGCGCGAAGAAATATTGACCAAGGTTTGGGGCTATGATACCATTCCCTCGACACGTACGATCGATAATTTTATTGTTAAATTAAGAAATTATTTTGAGTTAAATCCAAAAGAACCGAAGTACATATTATCGATACACGGGGTGGGGTACAAGTTTGTGTCGAGGTGA
- a CDS encoding HAMP domain-containing histidine kinase yields MSFKQSNKTKFVDRIPVIIFTVIVVICLAQIFWWIYYQVQQNTVLFQLHQAVLSVRVQKAVNELNREYEQVVIHNMEVHRETIGSRPLESVPEILVGNQYYSTFYCVSDTVFYKDTDGTIVASTIVYGELNKWMSSRHPDLTVEQLPRTDLKAVYSFGPSRVLKLPILIRPKTEFLNELIDKTERKTIMFISEGIFFSLMVLLGVYFMFVILKKEIRLESQQKNFILSITHELKSPLASIKLYLQTLLSRPVPADKQKQFFEHSLYDVERLERLVENVLEAARLERGEFHFEMQPLVVFNILNPCIKKIKSYAEDEEIDMTATLDEKIAVMGDHHALLSVFNNLIENAVKYSVTPKRILIKLYHDNKDMIFEIEDNGPGIDKEDLTYIFDRFYRAGNELTRNTKGTGIGLYLVKKITEAHQGKIFVNLPESGVGAQFQIRIPLLINH; encoded by the coding sequence ATGTCTTTCAAGCAATCTAATAAAACTAAATTTGTTGACCGTATTCCGGTCATTATTTTTACGGTGATTGTCGTCATTTGCTTAGCGCAGATATTCTGGTGGATATATTATCAGGTTCAGCAGAATACCGTTTTATTTCAATTACATCAGGCGGTCTTATCAGTACGCGTGCAGAAGGCGGTTAATGAGCTGAATCGCGAATATGAGCAGGTCGTGATTCACAATATGGAGGTTCACCGCGAAACTATTGGGTCGCGGCCGCTTGAGTCTGTTCCGGAGATACTCGTTGGAAATCAATATTATAGTACGTTTTATTGCGTCAGCGATACCGTTTTCTATAAAGATACGGACGGAACGATAGTCGCCTCAACAATTGTCTACGGAGAATTGAATAAATGGATGTCCAGCCGTCATCCTGATTTGACGGTAGAACAACTGCCCCGCACAGACCTCAAGGCAGTTTATAGTTTTGGGCCCTCACGAGTCCTTAAATTGCCGATTCTAATTCGACCTAAAACGGAATTTCTAAATGAACTTATCGACAAAACGGAACGCAAAACCATCATGTTCATTTCGGAAGGCATCTTCTTTTCATTGATGGTCCTTCTGGGCGTATATTTTATGTTTGTTATTCTTAAAAAAGAGATTAGACTAGAATCACAGCAAAAAAATTTTATTCTCAGTATTACTCATGAACTGAAGTCGCCTCTGGCGTCAATAAAACTATATTTGCAAACGCTTTTGTCAAGGCCGGTCCCGGCAGATAAACAAAAACAGTTTTTTGAACATTCGTTGTATGATGTAGAACGGCTTGAGCGATTGGTAGAAAATGTTTTGGAAGCAGCCCGTCTTGAGAGGGGCGAATTCCATTTTGAAATGCAACCTCTTGTAGTTTTTAACATATTAAATCCTTGTATTAAAAAAATAAAATCGTATGCGGAAGATGAAGAAATTGATATGACGGCAACGCTCGATGAGAAAATCGCAGTGATGGGCGACCATCATGCTTTACTTTCGGTTTTCAATAATTTAATTGAGAATGCGGTCAAATATTCGGTCACTCCTAAACGTATTTTAATCAAATTATATCATGACAATAAGGACATGATCTTCGAAATTGAAGACAACGGCCCGGGTATCGATAAGGAGGATCTGACGTATATTTTTGATCGATTCTATCGGGCGGGGAATGAACTAACACGGAACACCAAAGGTACCGGCATTGGCTTGTATCTCGTCAAGAAAATAACCGAAGCGCATCAAGGTAAGATTTTCGTAAATCTTCCTGAATCCGGCGTTGGCGCTCAATTCCAGATTCGAATACCTCTTTTGATTAATCATTAA